The window TTGACTGTTTTGCAGAAAATGTGAAAAATAGAACAAAGTAGCACTGTTGTTGCACATAACTCCTTTCTGAAAGGATTAGGTAAAGAATGGAGTGGACAAGGCCCCATAGTCACAATTCATGGTGGCCAAAATGCATGACAAAGCATTTCTCTGGCCGGCCTCTGATACCACAACAACTTTCATCAAGAATTTAGAAACATATCAATCCGATTTCTTTATGTGAGTATCTCTTTATTGATATACTTACAactgacataattttctgtcagGTGAAAAACAAGTTTTCCATATTTATTCATACAGCAATTCTGAAAAGAAATGTTTCCCTTTGGATCTTGTGATTACAAACTATAAAATGAAAGTACTGAGCCCTGGAATTTCCCTCCATGAGGACAAAACAAGCTTTTTTTCTGGAACAAGCAGATGGCAACCCACAAAAACAGGCCTGGTATGACATTTTACATCAGTCCTGACAATTAATTTGAGATATTTCAGATAAGTTATATAAACCTACAATGGATAGGCTACAAAGTTTTAACCTACTAGAAATATAGATGGATGCTGCTTTTCCAAAATTGTTATCAAATCACCCAAAAATGTACAATTATTATTTTCTGAAAAATATTCTAGCCTTCCAGTTCTATTGATAGACCTGACCGTCATCTCATCACAATCCATAATTCACAGCTTTCAATTGGATCAACTTGCAACAATATTTTATCCTACATTCCATAGATAAGAGGAAATATCGATTAATACATTATCGATAAGAAATATTGACCAACAATACTTTGAGCTATTATTTTTGAATGTATTACTTGCTAGAGGAGTTCATCTCACCTGCTGCTGGTTCGTTGTTCCACAAAATGCAATGACAATTCTGCCCTCTGCCACAGTTGTGTCGAAATGGAGACCAATGATTCATGGGAAATGTAGTTCTTGTCTACTGGATAATGTCCTCTAGTGATTTTTgaacttttcctgttgaaaagtgatatcccaagtataaatacagtaaagtataTGCACTAAAGTgctttttttggggggcaaaATAGTGTTTATTTAGACACAACTGTAAACTTTGAGTAGTGCATGCAAGGAGTTGGTTTGATAGAAACTCTCGATGCCATTGGCCTCTCcccttgcttgaggaacaatagaggCGCAAGGAAGAACACAAATAAAGTCCCGTCCCCCACCCCGTGCCATTTTtgacttacctggaccacctattgagaggTTTCTTTTGTTAAGAAAATCAGGCATTAAATGAGGTGAAAATGAGACTGGAGTTCTACTTTAAGACGCAAATGTGCAAACATGATGAACAAACGCATAAGAGAATGAACAGATGCTTTTCCAAGCATGGTGCTGACCTGGTCTGAGGAGAAGATATTTTCAAATCAATGGAAGGTGTCAGAAAAATCAGGCATTCTTGATTATTAATAGGGAACATTTGAAAACATTCAGCCACTGTGTGCTTAGTATGGTAGCTTGAACAAAAGCAATATGGGGAGATATTGAAATGGAATCATACAATGCTTTAAATCAAAATCTTTGAGTTATTGAGAGATGTTGGCTGTTATGGGGGTAtataaacatttattgagtaacgCAATTATTTTTTAGAGTTTCCTAATTACATTGGAGGCATGTTTCTTCCACTAAAATAGCATGTGCGAATATCAAAAAGGTCATGCTTCATTCATGTTCACTTAAACATGTTCATGAACGTTTCCAGAtgtgaaaaaaaacatacataaatAGACATGCGTCTCTCCATCTGTTTTTAGTCCATCTTAAAactgaaaataaataaaagctctTTTAAAAGAGGTTCAGCAAATCCCTCTTTAGAGCAGCGAAGGTTATGCTCTCCTTTTTCATTTTTGATTTCCCCTCTCATGATCCAATGTCGTCATTCCAGCTCCGTTCTCTTCCGTTTGTGCTATTGACACCACAGTCTAGACTCAAAGAAGAGTTAATACAACTATGTGTAAGGGTGTTCAGTCCATTTCCATGGCACCACTTTCCTTGGACACCATAAGCCTCATCAGTTTGCCATGCAGTTTCTCTATCTTCTTCACGTCCTGGGCCTGGTCCGTCTTGTATTGTAAACACTGCAATGGAATATGAGAAGGAATTGTGGATTAGGTAGAGGGAAACAGAAGAATAGTTCACAACATGAGGCCAAAATtggttgtaaaaaataaaaaaaacctaCATGTCGACAAAGTCTTGCAAGCAACAGATTAGTGTAGCTATGTAGGATATGACAATAGTATCTTCTGATTGGGGGAGTTTTATTAAGAGCCTTGATGCTTGCTCTAAACATGTTTAAAAGGAAGACTGATGCCACAAACATGTTGTCAATGAAAAATACTGTCAACTGTAACTGTGTTAAAACCAGTTGACAGTGTACAGTAAAGtgtgtattttgcatttgtgaaattatgttgaTGTGATACGAAAGTAGAGGGATTCATGTTTTTAGAACCGTACcacaattgagaatcgattcagGTTTAGGTGGGAGTATTTGGAGGTTTTGGCTCCAGAGCATGTAAGATCCCTAGACTAGGAGTTACATCTGGCTCCCTTAGTCCACTATTGGGCTATGTAGAATACAAACAGATGTGCAAAATCTGAGCAGACTGTCTTCTCTTGAACTTACCACTGCATCATCGGTGACTTTGATGCAAAGGTTACCATCACAGTGTCTGTATTTGAGAACCACCCGGACCTGTATCAAAAGGAGATAGAAGAAAGCACAAATATAACTGAAAACGCTTAGCCTATTTATTGAAATAGGCAACAGCCATAGCTGCATACATGCATTACACCATGGTTGATTATCTTCATGATGCTCACACATATTTCAAAAGTTGACTAGCATTAGTTAGGCAGTCGTTTTCCTTCCAATTCACATTTGCCAGCATATTTAACGTTAACTACTGTTAACAGCTGGCTGCATTGCTTTTAAAAACGGCTAACAAACTAGCTAGCTATCCTGCACCTAGACTCCATCCCTCTAACAGTGATAGTTATTATTGGCTACACATCTATTTGTGCTGTAAAATAACCATTTCTAAATACATtttgctcgctagctaacgttagctatcaaGATTTCAAGCTTGCTCTCAACAGAAAAATGTCGTAGATGGCTAGCTACCTTCATTGGATCTGTCAAATATAGTTTTTCTGCTGCACGAGCGAACTCTTCCCATGTTTGATAATAAGGCATAATCCGTGTGAATAAGAACTAAAATCTAAGAGAAAAACTGGTTAAATTGGCCTGTGAGGTTTACAAGCTAACTTCTTAAAAACCACATCAGCGAACCACCAGACAGAAAAGACCGAGGTATACAAACGTCTGTGATTGGACGAGTGCTGTGCTGACCAATCACAGAGCACAATACTGTGGAGTTCAAGGTACGTGGTAATTTTAGCAAAGATTCTACTTAGCTACGAGACATAACACTCCTCCAGAGAGAAACCCACAATCTTTGCTATTCAACTACGGCGGA is drawn from Oncorhynchus tshawytscha isolate Ot180627B linkage group LG05, Otsh_v2.0, whole genome shotgun sequence and contains these coding sequences:
- the srp9 gene encoding signal recognition particle 9 kDa protein → MPYYQTWEEFARAAEKLYLTDPMKVRVVLKYRHCDGNLCIKVTDDAVCLQYKTDQAQDVKKIEKLHGKLMRLMVSKESGAMEMD